GATTCCCCCAATTTCATCCGCATTACGACCAAAGAAAGAGCCTTTTACATTCTTGCCTTCAAATTTATTTCCTTCAATAGATGCATCGAAAGATATTGTTTGAAGTTTATCTTTTTCTGCAAGGAAATCATAATTTTGCCAATCAGACAGTGTTCCTTTTAGTGTCTTATGACCAAAATCGACATCAAGTTTACTTTTTCCTTTAGTCAATGCTTCTAGTCCACCATAAGCATCGCCTTTATAGGTAACCGTTCCTGATGTTGGCATATTTTCAGTGACATAGCCTTGTACAAACATACCAAAGGTTAGCTGATCTTTAAGATGGGATTCGTGATAATTTGGGTCATAATCATAAGTACTATGTTGACCAAAACGCATATGTTTGTATGTCTTATCGCTCACAATAGACGTTAAAACTTGCCCTACCTCGACGGCATCATCTCCAACTCCCTGATAATATGCAGTATATTTTTCATCGCCGTTAGGATTTAAAGGAATAGATACGTTATTGATTAGAATATGATTTATGTCATCATCTTTAGAGAATCTCGTTGTTTTTATTTCATAATCATCATATGTAATTATATTTCCAGCAGGATCTTTTGATTCTTTTTCAACAGGATGAAGAAAATCATATGCGAATAAAACGCCTTCAATTTTTTCTGGTTTTGTATTATCAGCGGAGCTACTGCCACCACCGCTTCCACAAGCTGTTAAAATCAAAGATATCGCCGTTACTAATGCTAATTTTTTCATTGTTAAATCCTTTTGTGAGTGAATAGAGTTTTTGTAAATTTTTATAAAAATGTCACCGCTTGGTTATTGTTTTTTAGCTCCAAAAACAGCACATTCGCCTTTTTCTTTATCATAATAAATACCACCTATTTCAGCTGCATTATGACCAAAGAAAGCACCTTTCACATTTTTACCATCAAATTGATTCCCCTTAATAGATGCCCCAAAAGTGATTGTTTGAGTTTTGTCATTTTCTTCAAGGAACTCATAATCTTGCCAATCAGATAATGTTCCTACTAAGGTTTTATGACCAAAATCGACATCAATTCTGCTTTCTCCTTTAGTTAAAGCTTCTGAACCACCATAAGCATCACCTTTATATGTAACTATTCCTGAACTTGGCATATTTTCAGTTGCATAACCTTGAACAAAAACCCCAACTTCCCTTTGGCTTTTGTTATACGATTCTTCATCAAATTTTTCTGGATTATAATTATAAACATCATGGATACCAAAACGCATATATTTGTATGCTTTACCATTAACAGCAGACTTGAGAACTTTTCCTACTTTTATGGTATTTATTCCATCCTCATTATAATAATCAGTATATTGCTCATCACCATTAGGATTTAAAGCAATTGATACACTGTTAATTAGAATATGGTTAATATCGTTATTTTTAGAAAATCTAGTCATTGCTAATTCATAATCATTAAAGTATTCGGTTTTTCCATCAGGATACGTTGATTCTTCTTTAATAGGATGTTCAAAATCAAAGGCTAAAAGTACCCCTTCAATTTTTTCTGGTTTTGTACTATCAGCGGAGCTACTGCCACCACCGCTTCCACAAGCTGTTAAAATCAAAGACATCACCGTTACTAATGCTAATTTTTTCATTGTTAAATCCTTTTGTGAGTGAATAGAACTTTTGTAAATCTTGATAAAAATATGACCGCTTTACCTTGCGTTAGCAATCGTTTGCTTTTTGAGTGTATCTATAAGGTCACCGTGTTATATAAATTGAAGATTGGATAAATAAGAATGATGTTGAATTCGGCTATTTTAAGACAATAAATGAGCTTTGGCTAGATTTTAAATAAAAAAATAAGGGGAAAATATTTCCCCTTAAATCTGTACTAATTTGGTAAATTTTAATTAAAATTTAACCGCTTACACTCTCGCTATTTTTAACAATCCAACAATTGTGAATGTGTTTATTACGTTCAAAATCTAGTGGAATGGTTTTTTCAGTGATATTTTCAGCCACTAAACCAAGCTCTGTTAAGCCGTCTATATTCATTTTAAAATTACGTTTATTATTTGAAAAAATAATGGTTCCGTCTTTGGTTAAAATGCGTTTTAGTTTTGTAAACAGTTCTAAATGATCACGTTGTACGTCCCAGCTATCTTCCATTCGTTTTGAATTTGAGAAGGTTGGTGGATCAACGAAGATCACTTCAAAACGTTCACGGCATTCGCTTAACCATTGCAAGCAATCCGCTTGAATTAAACGGTGATTACGCAGGTCAAAGTCATTCAAATCTAAATTCTGTTCCGCCCAGTTTAAGTAGGTATTTGACATATCCACTGTTGTAGTTGCTTTCGCACCGTGTAAGGCTGCGTGAACAGTTGCTGAACCTGTGTATGCAAAAAGATTTAAGAATGTTTTGCCTTTTGCCATTTCGCCAACCATTCTGCGAGTTAAACGGTGGTCTAGGAATAAGCCAGTATCAAGGTAATCCGTTAAGTTTACCCACAATTTCGCACCGTATTCGGTCACGTGGAAATATTCGCCTTTATTGGCTAATTTTTCATATTGATTAGTGCCTTTTTGCTTTTGGCGAACTTTTAACACTAATTTATTAGTTTCAATCCCCGTTACAGAAAGGGTTGCTGCCACTGCGTCTAATAAACGCTGACGGGCTTTTTGTTCATCAATCGTTTTTGGTGCAGCGTATTCTTGCACCACAATATGATCGCCATAACGATCCACCGCAAGGTTATATTCGGGTAAATCAGCGTCGTATAAACGGTAGCAATCTAAGCCTTGCTGTTTTGCCCATTTATCAATTTTTTTGATATTTTTCTTTAAGCGATTCGCAAAATCAGGGGCAAGTTGTGCGTCAGCGTCAAATTTAAGCTGTGTGATTTCGCTTTCTTCACGTTTACGATCACTTAATAAATAATTTTTTTGGATACAGTCTAATGGTCCATTTTTTGCTTTAAATTGACGGTGTGAGCGTAAACGTAAGCAGTTTAATAAATCCGCTTCACTGCTAAATATTGAGGCATTCCAGCCTGCAAAGTGCTGTTTTAAACGTTGTCCGAATACTGTATAAAGGGCGATAAGTTCTGGTGTTGTGCCTAAGCGTTCACCGTATGGAGGGTTACAAATAAGCGTGCCTTTTTTATTTTCAACAGGGTTTTTAAGGGCGGCTACATCGCCGTGTTTAAATTGGATAACATCACCTACACCGGCATTTTCGGCATTTTGTTTCGCTTTTTCAATTACTCGGCGATCTAAATCAAACCCATAAAATTGAATTTCATCAGAAGATAAAATAGCATTTTTTGCCTCAGAAACGACCGCTTGCCATACTGCGGGTTGGTGTCCTTTCCACGAATCAAATCCCCAGTGTAAGCGATTGATTTGAGCGGGAATATTCAGTGCCATTTGAGCCGCTTCAATTAACAATGTCCCTGCACCACACATTGGATCAACCAAAGGTGTGCCTTTTTGCCAGCCTGAACGCAACACAATCGCTGCTGCTAAGGTTTCACGCAATGGCGCTTTACCGGTATCGGTACGATAATTTCTTAAATGCAAAGCGTCACCACTTAAATCTAATGAAAGAATCAGTTCTTCACGGTTTAAGTAAGCGTGGATACGAATATCCGCTTGATCTTTATCCACGCTTGGACGATTAAACCCTGCACGCTCAAAGTGATCCACAATACCATCTTTCACACGCATTGCCCCAAATTGAGAGTGGCGAATTGCGTCGTTGGTGCCGTTAAAATCAATAAAAATGGTATCTCTTTCATCAAAAAGATCTTCCCACGCATAGCCTACTACTGCACTATAAAGATCGATATCATCAAATACTTTTGCTTGGGTTAGTGGTAATAAAATACGTGACGCAAGGCGAGAATATAATAAGGCGGTGTAAACCCCTTTTTGATCTGTGGTGAAATGCACGCCACCCTGTGCGATTTTGCATTGTTCAATGCCCATTTGGGTCAATTCGGTTTTCAGCATTTCTTCAAAGCCACGTGCTGTGGTGGCAAAATAAGTTGTTTGTTTCGTCATTTTTGTTTCATCAGTAAAAAGAATTGTGGATAGTATAATATAAAATGAACGTGAATGTTTCTCTAATGTCAAAAATAACGTACAATAGTTCGGTTAAGCGGTTATATTTTTTTAACTTTTTGCAAATTGATCGCACTACGATAAATTAAATATAAGATAAGGCTATTACTCTCGCTCCCTGAGCTTGTCGAAGGGACTATTATTTAAAAGCACTAATGTTTCGACAGGCTCAACAACCGTGCTGAGTAATGGTACTTTGATAAACTTTTTAGTCTTAATCTATTATATAAATTAAAATTTTTTGGAGAAAATGAATGGAAAACTTGGTGCTTATTGGATTTATTGCTGTTTTATACGGTGTTTGGCGAGGATTAGACGCGTTACAACTACCTAACACAATTTCTATTATTCTTGTTGGTTTATTAGTCATTTGTGGACTGTGTTGGTGTTATCATCGTTTTTGTCTAATGCCACGTCGTAAAGTAAAAATTGATGAGCAAGAAGTGCTATTAAAACGCTCGCTTACCCAAGAAGAAAAAGCAGAAATCTTAAAAGAACCTGTATTTACTGAGTTTTTCTCATCACTATTTGGCATTTTAGCCATTGTGACCATTGTGCGTTCATTTATTTATGAGCCGTTTCAAATTCCGTCAGGTTCAATGGAACCCACCTTACGTGTTGGGGATTTTCTGTTAGTAGAAAAATATGCTTATGGTATTAAAGATCCGATTTGGCAAAATACTTTAATTGAAACAGGACACCCTAAAAATGGAGACATTATCGTATTTAAAGCTCCTGAACACCCAAATGTTGATTATATCAAACGTGTTATCGGTGTTGGAGGCGATTTAATTAAATATGATTACCTGAATAAAACCTTAACCGTAACTCATAATGGTAAAAAGATTGCTTATCAATATACTAATATGGGAGAAAATCTTGAATTTATGCGTAATATCAGAAATAACATTCTTATTCCTATTGAGCATATTGAACAAGGGAGTGTATCTCATAATATTTTAACTCTTCCTTATCACCCTTATATTGAGTGTAATTTAAAAGGAAATCAAATTGTTCCTGATTATGAATGTTTCTATGAACAAAAAGGAATGTCTTATGGAGAATGGAAAGTACCAGAAGGGCAATATTTTGTAATGGGTGATAATCGAGATAATAGTCAAGATAGTCGTTTTTGGGGCTTTGTGCCTGAAAAAAATATCGTGGGTAAAGCAGTCTTTATTTGGATGAGTCTAGATAAAAAACAAGATGAATACCCAACTGGATTACGATGGAATAGATTTTTCACTAAAATTAAATAGCTATTATCAAAAATGAAATTAGAACGATTACAAAAACAAATTGGTTATCAATTTACCCAAATTGATTACTTAAAACAGGCTTTAACGCACCGCAGTGCTGCAACCAAAAATAACGAACGCTTAGAATTTTTAGGCGATTCGATTTTGAATTTTGCGATCGGACGTGCGTTATACCATAAATTCCCTAAATCACCAGAAGGCGAATTAAGTCGTATGCGAGCAACATTGGTGCGTGAAAAAACCTTAGCCATTATTGCCCGTGAATTTAATTTAGGGGAATATTTAAAATTAGGTTCAGGCGAGCTAAAAAGTGGCGGAGCAAGACGAGATTCCATTCTCTCGGATTGCGTTGAGGCGATTATCGCGGCAATTTTTCTTGATTGCGATAAGGATATGGATAAAGTCACCGAATGTGTTTGGGCTTGGTATAAAACTTTCCTCGATGAAATTTCACCAGGTGACGCACAAAAAGATCCGAAAACTCGCTTACAAGAATATCTTCAAGGTAGAAAATTGCCACTGCCAACCTATGAAGTGATTGATATTAAAGGGCAAGCCCACAACCAAACTTTTAAAGTAACCTGCCAGATCAAAAATATGGCACAAGAATTTGTTGGTGTAGGAACCAGTCGCCGTAAGGCTGAACAAAACGCTGCTGAGCAAATTATTACTCAGCTAAACTTAAAAAAATAATTATTTATAGAAGAAATAAAATGACAGAAACAAACAAAAGCTATTGTGGATTTATCGCCATTGTCGGTCGTCCAAATGTAGGAAAATCAACCCTATTAAATAAAATCTTAGGGCAAAAAATCTCAATTACATCACGTAAAGCACAAACCACTCGTCACCGTATTTTAGGTATTCATACCGAAGAGCAATATCAAGCGGTTTATGTGGATACACCGGGATTACACATTGAAGAAAAACGTGCGATTAACCGTTTAATGAACCGTGCTGCAAGCAGTGCGATTGGCGATGTTGATTTGGTGATTTTTGTGGTTGAAGGCACGAAATGGAATGACGATGATGAAATGGTATTAAACAAGTTGCGTGCGACCAAAGCCCCTGTGCTTCTTGCGATCAACAAAGTGGATAATATCAAAGAGAAAGAAGAGTTATTGCCACATATCGCAGAATTATCACAAAAATTTGATTTTAAAGAAATTTTACCGATCTCTGCTGAACGTGGAAATAACGTTGATGTGTTAAAAGGCATCGTGAGAAAATCATTGCGTGAAGGTACGCATCACTTCCCTGAAGAGTATGTTACTGACCGCTCACAACGTTTTATGGCATCAGAAATCATCCGTGAAAAACTAATGCGTTTCTTGGGTGAAGAGTTGCCTTATTCGGTAACAGTTGAAATCGAAAAATTCCACGTAAATGAGCGTGGTATTTATGAAATCAACGGCTTAATTTTAGTGGAACGTGACGGTCAGAAAAAAATGGTGATCGGAAATGGTGGTAGCCGTATTAAAACGATCGGCACAGAGGCTCGTCAAGATATGGAACGCTTATTTGACGGCAAAGTTTACTTAGAACTTTGGGTTAAAGTAAAAGCAGGTTGGGCTGATGATGAGCGTGCGTTACGTAGTTTAGGCTATATCGACGAGTAATATTCATACGAATAAGCGGTAGGATTTTGATCAGATTTTGCAAAAAATGATCAAAATTAGACCGCTTTATTTTTTTCTACCTTTTAAAACAATTCTAAAAAATGCTAAATAAAAATTATCGTGGTCGCTTTTCTGTTGCCCCAATGCTTGATTGGACAACACCTCATTGTCGTTACTTTCATAGACAATTCACAAAACACGCTTTACTTTACAGTGAAATGATAACTTCTCCAGCTATTTTAAATGCAAAATATGACTTATTGGCTTTTGATAAAGCAGAAAATCCTGTTGCATTACAGCTTGGCGGAAGCGATCCACAACAGCTTGCTCAATGTGCGAAATTAGTTGAACAAAGAGGCTATACGGAAATCAATTTGAATGTTGGTTGTCCTTCGGATCGGGTTCAAAATGGAATGTTTGGGGCGTGTTTAATGGCGAAAGCTGATTTGGTAGCACAATGTGTAGAAGCGATGAAAAATGAAGTGGCAATTCCTGTGACGGTTAAACATCGTATTGGGATTGATGATTTGGATAGCTACGAGTTTTTATGCGATTTTATTGAAAAAGTGCAACCAGTTTGTGATGATTTCATCGTACACGCTCGTAAAGCGTGGCTTTCAGGGTTAAGTCCAAAACAAAATCGTGAAGTACCGCCTTTAGATTACGAACGTGTTTATCAGCTAAAACGTGATTTTCCGCACTTAAATATCAGTATTAACGGTGGTATTAAAACTATTGAGGAAATCAAGCAGCATTTAGATTTTGTTGATGGAGTGATGGTTGGGCGAGAGGCATTTCAGAATCCAACTTTATTAGGTTATATCGATCAGGCATTATTTGATGAAACAGCCCCAGTGGTTACACCGATTGAAGCTGTAGAAAAAATGTTTCCTTATATTGAACAACAATTGTCGCAAGGCGTCTTTTTAAATCATATGATTCGTCCGATGCTAAATGCGTTTCAGAGTTGTCGTGGTGCGAAACGGTGGCGACGCCATTTAAGTGAAAATGCCCATAAACAAGGGGCAGGCATTGAGGTTGTTGAAACCGCATTAGGCTTTGTCAAATAGAATAAAGGCTCTCAGGAAGAAAATTCTTGAGGGCTTTTTGGCTCTTATTTCAGTTACAATTATATTTTTAATCAGTGGTTTGTCGATTTTATAGTAAAATTATATTTTGCAAATTTTTATAAAAATCTGACCGCTTCTTTTATCGCAAATTATGTCAAACAAAATTATTAAGCAACGTGAGTTAGTAACTAACACCCAACTTTCAGACGATCCTTTATTGAACCGTCTTTATCAGGCTCGAGGTATAACGACTGCCCAGCAGTTAGAGTATGGTCTGAAGTTTTTACATTCCCCAATGCAATTCGCTAATATCGAAAAAGTGACGGATCTTTTGATTGATATTTATCATCAGAAGAAAAAAATTGTGATTGTAGGGGATTTTGATGCAGACGGAGCAACCAGTACTTCATTAACTCTTATTGCTTTGAAGCAACTTGGTTTTTTAAATGTCGATTATTTAATCCCTGATCGTTTTTCTCAGGGCTATGGTTTAAGCACTAGCGTTTCGCAAATGGCGATTGATCTCGGTGCAGAAGTGGTCATCACGGTGGATAATGGCGTTTCTTCTGTGGAAGGGGTTGCGTTGTTGAAACAGCATAATATTCAAGTCATTATTACCGATCATCATTTGCCTCCAGAGGAATTACCTTGTGCTGATGCGATTGTGAATCCTAATCTGAATGATTGTGGTTTTCCGTCAAAATCCTTAGCGGGAGTGGGGGTTATTTTTTATGTGATGTTGGCATTGCGAGCGAAAATGCGAGCACTAAATTTATTTGAAGCAGGTTCTGAGCCGAATTTGGCCGAGCTGCTGGATTTAGTGGCATTAGGTACGGTTGCAGATGTTGTGCCTTTGGATCACAATAATCGAATTTTAGTTCATCAAGGGATCAACCGAATTCGTTCAGGTTACTGTCGAGCAGGGATCAAGGCATTGGTGGAAATTGCTAAGCGAGATCTTTCAAAGTTAAAAGCAAGCGATCTTGGTTTTGCGATAGCTCCTCGCTTAAATGCCGCTGGGCGTTTAGAAAATATGGCGTTAGGAGTGGAATTACTAATTTGTGAAGAAATGGATAAGGCACGCCAAATTGCTTTTGAATTGGATAGTCTTAACCAAACTCGTAAAGAATTTGAGCAAGAAATGAAAACGGAGGCACTTTCAATTTGTGCGAAATTACCTCATTTAATGCAGAATATTGAAGCTTATGGAATTGTGCTTTATCAGCCTGATTGGCATCAAGGTGTGATTGGTATTTTAGCCTCTCGTATTAAAGATCAATTTAATCGCCCCGTGATTGCTTTTGCTCAAGAAAGTGAAGATAGTGAGTTTATTAAAGGATCGGCTCGTTCAATTGCGGGCTTGCATATGCGAGATTTGTTAGAGCTTATTGATCAAAAGCATCCGAACTTAATTTTAAAATTTGGTGGACACGCAATGGCGGCGGGCTTGACTATTCATCAGGATAATTTTTTACAGTTTCAACGTGTATTTGATGAGGTAATCAATCAAACGATCAGTGCTGATCAGCTACAAAATATCATTTATACTGATGGCGAATTATTGAGTAATGAATTTAATTTAGAGACCGCTCGCTTGATACAGGAAGCTGGTCCTTGGGGACAGATGTTTCCAGAACCGTTGTTTGAAGGTGAATTTAAAATTATTCAGCAACGTCTTGTAGGGGGACAGCATTTAAAAATGATGGTTGAAATTCATAACCAGCTATTTGATGCGATTTTATTCAATGTAGATTTGAAATTATTCCCTGATTTATCAGTCAAAGTGGCACGTTTAGTTTATAGTTTAGACATCAACGAATTTAGAGGAAATACAAGTTTACAATTACTTGTACGAGAAATTTTTGTTTAATTTTAGAAGGTAAATACTATGTTATATCAAGCAGTTGCATTTGATTTAGACGGTACATTATTAAGCAGTAATGGTACGATTTTAGCATCAAGTAAAAAGGCGATTCAGCTGGCTAGAGAAAAAGGCGTGAAAGTTTACATTGTAACAGGTCGCCATCATACAGCGGTACGCCCTTATTATGCCGAATTGGGATTAGATACTCCTGTGATTTGTTGTAATGGTACTTATCTTTATGATTTCCATAAAGATGAAGCATTAGTGTCTAATCCGTTACCTCCGCAATTAGCGTCTGAATTGATCAATTCAGCACAGGCTGAAGGTATTCATGTATCTGTTTATTTTCGTGATGCAATGACTTATGAGCAACTTAATCCTCATTTTGAACGTTTTTTAAAATGGGTAAATTCGTGTGATGAAAGCGTGCGTCCGAATGTACATCAAGTAGCAAAATATCAAGATGTGATTGATCAAGGTACAACGGTATGGAAAGTGTTAATTAGCGATCCAGATCTACAAAAAATGCAAAACTTTGTAAAAAAATTACCGCTTGAACAAGTAAGCCCTGAGTGGTCTTGGGTCGATCGTGTGGATATTACTCATCAAGGAAATACCAAAGGGGCGTGTTTAAAAGAATTGCTTAAAATTGAAGGTATTGATCCACAAAAAACGGTAGCATTTGGAGATAATTTTAATGATATCAGTATGTTAGAGTTTGTAGGATTAGGTATTGCAATGGGTGGCTGTGAACAAGAAGTACAAGATAAAGCAAATAAAGTAATTGGTTCTAACAATGAAGATAGCATTGCAACAGAGTTAGAGCAGTTATTTGGATTAGCATAGAATGGATATTTTATTGCTAATTAAAACCATTTTAATGGGGATTGTTGAAGGCATTACGGAATTCTTGCCGATTTCAAGCACTGGATATTTGATTTTATCAGCT
This DNA window, taken from Phocoenobacter uteri, encodes the following:
- the lepB gene encoding signal peptidase I; translation: MENLVLIGFIAVLYGVWRGLDALQLPNTISIILVGLLVICGLCWCYHRFCLMPRRKVKIDEQEVLLKRSLTQEEKAEILKEPVFTEFFSSLFGILAIVTIVRSFIYEPFQIPSGSMEPTLRVGDFLLVEKYAYGIKDPIWQNTLIETGHPKNGDIIVFKAPEHPNVDYIKRVIGVGGDLIKYDYLNKTLTVTHNGKKIAYQYTNMGENLEFMRNIRNNILIPIEHIEQGSVSHNILTLPYHPYIECNLKGNQIVPDYECFYEQKGMSYGEWKVPEGQYFVMGDNRDNSQDSRFWGFVPEKNIVGKAVFIWMSLDKKQDEYPTGLRWNRFFTKIK
- the recJ gene encoding single-stranded-DNA-specific exonuclease RecJ → MSNKIIKQRELVTNTQLSDDPLLNRLYQARGITTAQQLEYGLKFLHSPMQFANIEKVTDLLIDIYHQKKKIVIVGDFDADGATSTSLTLIALKQLGFLNVDYLIPDRFSQGYGLSTSVSQMAIDLGAEVVITVDNGVSSVEGVALLKQHNIQVIITDHHLPPEELPCADAIVNPNLNDCGFPSKSLAGVGVIFYVMLALRAKMRALNLFEAGSEPNLAELLDLVALGTVADVVPLDHNNRILVHQGINRIRSGYCRAGIKALVEIAKRDLSKLKASDLGFAIAPRLNAAGRLENMALGVELLICEEMDKARQIAFELDSLNQTRKEFEQEMKTEALSICAKLPHLMQNIEAYGIVLYQPDWHQGVIGILASRIKDQFNRPVIAFAQESEDSEFIKGSARSIAGLHMRDLLELIDQKHPNLILKFGGHAMAAGLTIHQDNFLQFQRVFDEVINQTISADQLQNIIYTDGELLSNEFNLETARLIQEAGPWGQMFPEPLFEGEFKIIQQRLVGGQHLKMMVEIHNQLFDAILFNVDLKLFPDLSVKVARLVYSLDINEFRGNTSLQLLVREIFV
- the rnc gene encoding ribonuclease III, with the translated sequence MKLERLQKQIGYQFTQIDYLKQALTHRSAATKNNERLEFLGDSILNFAIGRALYHKFPKSPEGELSRMRATLVREKTLAIIAREFNLGEYLKLGSGELKSGGARRDSILSDCVEAIIAAIFLDCDKDMDKVTECVWAWYKTFLDEISPGDAQKDPKTRLQEYLQGRKLPLPTYEVIDIKGQAHNQTFKVTCQIKNMAQEFVGVGTSRRKAEQNAAEQIITQLNLKK
- the rlmKL gene encoding bifunctional 23S rRNA (guanine(2069)-N(7))-methyltransferase RlmK/23S rRNA (guanine(2445)-N(2))-methyltransferase RlmL, which codes for MTKQTTYFATTARGFEEMLKTELTQMGIEQCKIAQGGVHFTTDQKGVYTALLYSRLASRILLPLTQAKVFDDIDLYSAVVGYAWEDLFDERDTIFIDFNGTNDAIRHSQFGAMRVKDGIVDHFERAGFNRPSVDKDQADIRIHAYLNREELILSLDLSGDALHLRNYRTDTGKAPLRETLAAAIVLRSGWQKGTPLVDPMCGAGTLLIEAAQMALNIPAQINRLHWGFDSWKGHQPAVWQAVVSEAKNAILSSDEIQFYGFDLDRRVIEKAKQNAENAGVGDVIQFKHGDVAALKNPVENKKGTLICNPPYGERLGTTPELIALYTVFGQRLKQHFAGWNASIFSSEADLLNCLRLRSHRQFKAKNGPLDCIQKNYLLSDRKREESEITQLKFDADAQLAPDFANRLKKNIKKIDKWAKQQGLDCYRLYDADLPEYNLAVDRYGDHIVVQEYAAPKTIDEQKARQRLLDAVAATLSVTGIETNKLVLKVRQKQKGTNQYEKLANKGEYFHVTEYGAKLWVNLTDYLDTGLFLDHRLTRRMVGEMAKGKTFLNLFAYTGSATVHAALHGAKATTTVDMSNTYLNWAEQNLDLNDFDLRNHRLIQADCLQWLSECRERFEVIFVDPPTFSNSKRMEDSWDVQRDHLELFTKLKRILTKDGTIIFSNNKRNFKMNIDGLTELGLVAENITEKTIPLDFERNKHIHNCWIVKNSESVSG
- the era gene encoding GTPase Era codes for the protein MTETNKSYCGFIAIVGRPNVGKSTLLNKILGQKISITSRKAQTTRHRILGIHTEEQYQAVYVDTPGLHIEEKRAINRLMNRAASSAIGDVDLVIFVVEGTKWNDDDEMVLNKLRATKAPVLLAINKVDNIKEKEELLPHIAELSQKFDFKEILPISAERGNNVDVLKGIVRKSLREGTHHFPEEYVTDRSQRFMASEIIREKLMRFLGEELPYSVTVEIEKFHVNERGIYEINGLILVERDGQKKMVIGNGGSRIKTIGTEARQDMERLFDGKVYLELWVKVKAGWADDERALRSLGYIDE
- a CDS encoding pyridoxal phosphatase, translated to MLYQAVAFDLDGTLLSSNGTILASSKKAIQLAREKGVKVYIVTGRHHTAVRPYYAELGLDTPVICCNGTYLYDFHKDEALVSNPLPPQLASELINSAQAEGIHVSVYFRDAMTYEQLNPHFERFLKWVNSCDESVRPNVHQVAKYQDVIDQGTTVWKVLISDPDLQKMQNFVKKLPLEQVSPEWSWVDRVDITHQGNTKGACLKELLKIEGIDPQKTVAFGDNFNDISMLEFVGLGIAMGGCEQEVQDKANKVIGSNNEDSIATELEQLFGLA
- a CDS encoding Slam-dependent surface lipoprotein, yielding MKKLALVTAISLILTACGSGGGSSSADNTKPEKIEGVLFAYDFLHPVEKESKDPAGNIITYDDYEIKTTRFSKDDDINHILINNVSIPLNPNGDEKYTAYYQGVGDDAVEVGQVLTSIVSDKTYKHMRFGQHSTYDYDPNYHESHLKDQLTFGMFVQGYVTENMPTSGTVTYKGDAYGGLEALTKGKSKLDVDFGHKTLKGTLSDWQNYDFLAEKDKLQTISFDASIEGNKFEGKNVKGSFFGRNADEIGGIYHDEIRREGAVFGAKKQ
- the dusA gene encoding tRNA dihydrouridine(20/20a) synthase DusA yields the protein MLNKNYRGRFSVAPMLDWTTPHCRYFHRQFTKHALLYSEMITSPAILNAKYDLLAFDKAENPVALQLGGSDPQQLAQCAKLVEQRGYTEINLNVGCPSDRVQNGMFGACLMAKADLVAQCVEAMKNEVAIPVTVKHRIGIDDLDSYEFLCDFIEKVQPVCDDFIVHARKAWLSGLSPKQNREVPPLDYERVYQLKRDFPHLNISINGGIKTIEEIKQHLDFVDGVMVGREAFQNPTLLGYIDQALFDETAPVVTPIEAVEKMFPYIEQQLSQGVFLNHMIRPMLNAFQSCRGAKRWRRHLSENAHKQGAGIEVVETALGFVK
- a CDS encoding transferrin-binding protein-like solute binding protein → MKKLALVTVMSLILTACGSGGGSSSADSTKPEKIEGVLLAFDFEHPIKEESTYPDGKTEYFNDYELAMTRFSKNNDINHILINSVSIALNPNGDEQYTDYYNEDGINTIKVGKVLKSAVNGKAYKYMRFGIHDVYNYNPEKFDEESYNKSQREVGVFVQGYATENMPSSGIVTYKGDAYGGSEALTKGESRIDVDFGHKTLVGTLSDWQDYEFLEENDKTQTITFGASIKGNQFDGKNVKGAFFGHNAAEIGGIYYDKEKGECAVFGAKKQ